tagtaaatccgtacgattgaataacacttgatttaatATAGAGTTTATGaattattaaaccaataacacatgattttaatacagattttaaaatcacagaaccaataacactaaatttagttcggattttcaaatccattcaaatacaacaaccaataacccctactaagatattttttttaaagataaaatttagaaagttcACATCAACtctatattatagattttttaaaaactgaatatttaacaaaaaataattacaaattataatttttgaaaaatataagatGTCTTACTATATtaatggaaagaaaaaaagaagataaaccaTCATGAGCTGCTCACCTACAACCCATGTTCTAAAACGCGCCCGCGAGGACTGCTTAATCGGCGATTAAACGTGAATCGGTAAGCTACCGTGGCGTTTTGCCCCGATTCGTCCAAAAAATCGGATTCTTTACAAAAAGTTTGATTTTTCTAAATTGTAAGCACAATATCATAATTTTCGCCGTGAATCTATCATTACTAGGCATAAACATCATAAAAATCAGTGAAAACGCAGGGGAATCGTGGAAAAAAATGGTTGAAAAACGCAGAATTAGGGTTCTTGAGCGACTGATAAAAGGAAGAAGACGAGGGTAGTATAGTAAATGTGCattcattaaagaaaaaatgaaaaaaataacaaaatatacaaGACATCGCCTCGAACCCGGGTCTCCTGCTTGTATAAAAGATACGCGAACCAATAGACTACGGTGAAATCTTGTAATGGTTggacaaataataatatatataccaaaCATACATAAAATTAATCCCCGATTAATCCCCGCTTAATCACCGATTTTTTCACAACTCGCTAGGTCCAGGGTTGCCGCACAGATAGCGCGTAGCGAATTTTCGAACATGGCCTACAACCaacgtatttttttttgttgattcttttttgaattatacagggATATCATAGCTCTACAGAAATGGTCCAGACTAATCACGTGTTACCACGCGTCGGTCTCATTGTCCTGGCGATGCCGAAATGGCGATTCTACTTCTCATATTTGGCTACTTGAGTTAGTACAAGGCTTTCAACAGTTTGATgtcagaaaaaatattatactataatAATTTGTGTTACtatattcaaaaacaaaatgatattttgtggttttgattCTCGAcactatttttagtttttatttattgtttatttctaatttttatagcatatttttttatgttttccataaaattatttttttaaaaacaaaaatcttcatttttggttaattataattttagcaTTTTTTAAAGTTCTTTATAATAtagtaacttttaaaaattttgatcaaaaaaaaaaaagtaacttttaaaaatttaaaaaaatattttctatgtaaagtatttgtgaaaaaaaaatcacgttATAACTATTTACATTGTCATCTCTCCacgttattatttttttgtcacattatacatttatatgatCAGTTTTTGAGTGTGAAATGAAGTTCGAGATTtgatatgttaaaaaaaatcactccattttgactttaaaaaaaactcaaaactgtTAAATGCTAGTGAAAGAAAAGAAGCCTAAAACACATGTAAATGTcaatttaaaagtttaaaatgtgattttccTCATTGTTGATGATGCTTATTGTGATTTCACAGGGAAAAGAGTGAACTCACCATTTACTCAAATCCTTGCCTGATGCATCTGCGACCGCAGTGAGAGCTTCTCTCCACTTCTGAACCTTTGCCGCCATTGTTCTTTTCTTGCTGGAAAATAGTAGCATGATTCTTGAACATCCGTACCTTTCTAAAGAAAAGGTTCCTTTCTGGTGTCTTACATCGGATGGAACAACGTTGTAGAAGACTGGAACAGCAGTGAGTAGGTTTTCGTTGTGAAGCTCCATTATCATGCGTAGCTCCTCTAGACACCAAGTGGAGGAAACATAGTTCTTTGAGATAACTACGACCGCAAACTTCGAATTATGTATAGCCTCCTTGATTTCTTCGGAAATGGAGTCTCCAATCTCGAGTGTTTTATCGtctttgaatattttttctattccCTTGCGGCGAAATGCTCCGTGCAAATGGCTGACGATGCCTTTGCGAGTGTCTTCTCCTCGGAAGCTGAGGAACACATCGTACTGCCTCACAGGACGAGGTAACTCCATTGGTATGCTATGTTTATCTGTGTAGAATGAACTCTTGGCTTGGACCTTAATAAGGAAGTAGGTCgttgatttttgaattttgatgaagaaaagtTCAAGAATAAAAGTTGAAGTCAATGTGTTTGTTTACACATTGCCCACGTCGTACATGGGCGAGCGACCCGCCTTGAACTGTAATTTGAATTCTTCAAGTTTGCGACAGATTggcttatatttaaaattagttagttGCAGCCTAATTACagctatataattttaattaacaatACGACTGGTCGTCCtgtttttgtgttattttttggATACTAAAACAATGAAGAGTTGATTCAACATAAACATTAATCGATTAATTTCCTAGGGCAATGTTTAAATCTCGTTGCATTTCGTATTATATGGCCAATTCTCAGAAAAACTAGTCCTATGGAAGTCTTGATCCACTCTCTAAAAGCATTAACTACATAATCGTCAGAACCCATCCAGAGTGGCGTACGCCCCTATCTCACAAGAGAAAGCAAGCTAGTCCTAGTGAAGCCTGGATCAACTCTACAAAAGCATGGACTGCAAGGGTAACTTAAGTTTCTAATGAGAGTGCCTGGACTGCAATGTGTTTCCAAAGCATTCTAGACACATGTCTAGAGTTAAAGTTTTTTACACGCAGGGAGAAGACTCATAGGAGTTCATTCATCAGCCTACTAACCCATTCAAGTTTGTTgcaagaaacagaaaaaaatacgAAATCTGCACTGTCTAGAACACGTTTGAATAATGTTAATGAATGGCTATATTGCTGAGTCGATAAAGTGGCCAAATGATATGCTTGCAAAAATGGGTGTCATATAAAAGAATGAGTCGACTATTTTAGTTGATGTGCTCAGTTAGACACTCCCTCTTATACTAGAACGATATTCTCTTCTTTGAATCATTTCTCCTTATGAATTTTAGACAACATAAATACTCTAATATaacataaaatagtttttatgcacaaggtaaattttaaagataacaGAAATCATTATGCGAAAAAACTAGTTTACCCGAATGAATTACAAACATAATTAAAGGGTTTAGATTCCCTCCATTTTAAAGGAAAGTTTTAGTCATTTTGCTAAATGAAAGTTTTATAATTGGTTGTTATAcagtaaaacctctataaattaataatttcggaactttgaaattttattaatttatagagatattaatttataaaagttttcttctttagattttttattttaagatatatttattctaagataataaaaatatttgattttattgtatagacattaactgttattttttgaaatttgacatttatatgaattttattatatgatttgatgtatataatatatattggctcgaacttaaatatagttttagatataatattactaaatctcatcaaaaatatattaagtgaagaaaatataaagataatttcattgtgaatataaaacaaataatatagcAATAGGtacttacttatataaaatatgtatacatataaattattaatttataattttaatgagaccatatatttacataaaattttctaaaaaaatattatcttattattttatcaatttgtaTTAAATTTTGAACCGGCCAAGTTGAGAccgataaaatttattaatttatagagattaataatttatcgagtattaatttatagaggtcgTAGAACCAAAACTAACTATGTAAGAGACTTGCCCATTACAcaacttgttttctttctcataGGTTTACAAAATTTTCTTCAAAAGCTATTAGTTCACCAGTTCTCTGATTACTAATCAATGTAATAGATGTTAGATTTGTTTTGCAGTCTATCGTGCTAAACCACTAGTCTTTGACATGATCTTCTTGGTGCAATAGAATCTTTTTGTCAGTTTTATAGTGTTATGTAACTTGTTCAAACTTTTAAACTGTTTAGGTTGTTTAACTTATGCAGATAAGACACATATATAGTTTTAGATAATTCAACTTGATTTCTAAATACTTGGGTCAATGAAAAAGACATATCGTGCCAACTTAGCTAACGCTGTACATCATTTACTGGTATATTCTTTTACTTTAAAAAGTGTTATATCACCATCATTCTTATGTAAAAACTTTATCTAAACTTAAACAACCAGatgttttctatttattttccaaaaGCAAGGAATGTTTCGTGACTTTATTCGTGAGAAAGGAATATAGACGACTGGTTCACTATTTGTAAAAGAGGTGTGTAGGTCACGTTACTCTTGCAGCTACGACTTTTTTCAGCTGCTTCGTATATATATCATCTCTCGAGAAACTTTAATAAATttctttgcaaaaaaaaaagaaagaacaacTTACGAAAGCTTCCATTGGCTTTTCTCCTAATTATGACTCCCCAAGTGTTCGTGAGTTTTCGAGGGGAAGATACGCGAAAAACTTTTGTGAGCCATCTCCTTAGCTCGTTCAAGACCAGTTGCATCACAAGTTTCATAGCCTCTGAGCCTTTAGAGGCCACGGATCATGAGGCTATGGGAAAGTCGCTAGTTTCAGTCCCCGTTATAACAAAGAGCTACTCGGTTTCGGAATGGATGGTGAAGGACCTTAGCAGGATGATAGAGTGTGAGAAGATAGGAACTTTGAGAGTAGTTCCTATCTTCTTCCAAATTAGTCCTTTGGATATCTTAAGTCACGTAAAAAAATACGCGAAAGTGCAGGGTGGGAACTTGGAGATGGTGAGAAAATGGCTGACTGCTCAGGTGTCTCGTAAACCTAGCTTCCATTCCAGTGACTGGTACAATtgtttgttattatttattcgtttaattttgtttttagattgcaagttttttttttcttttctttttgtgctAATGAGCAAATAGCCAAATTAATACCGTTTTTATGTTAAGGAGTTAATATTAAAACGTAATATTCTATcagtaaaactattttttattctgAAAATGCTAcacaaaaaatcacaaaataacatttataaaaaagtatatCTCTAGAactttgggtttaagattttagaatttagagtaataaatatgtattttatcttttgaaacttttttcattatttgttaagaatattcaatattttaaggtttaataatttctattttacaaTTTTCAGTTTTGCATGctgtttttgataaaaagactttttcttctataaataaaCTTTgctctattatatatatatatatatatatatatatatatattttttttttttttttatttgaaacaaGGATTGTAATCAGTGGCGGAACTACGCTATAAGGAAAGGGGTCACATCACCAACacgatttattttaaatgatattttctctCTAAAATATGGTGAAATAATCAAGAAATTAATGTATTGACCCCTTAAAAAATGTAGCTGTTGTTAAATTAACCTGCACTGATTGTAATAATAGTTATTGATCGAACttagtttatatttaaaaaaaaaaaaaactcattctACATGATAGGGAGGACGACTCAGAGCTGGTGGATAAAGTGACTGAATTCGTTTCTAATATCCTGAAATCTTCCGGGCCAAGCTATTATAGTACTGGTTTAGGTCCGGTTCGGAGTTTGAAGCTAGAGAATGAGTTCAGATTAACTCCCACGACCACATGTGATATTGAAACTAACCAGAGATCATTCCCGCTCAGCTTTCGTTTTACGCCCTACGACTCCACTTACTTGTCGATTATGTACACGAAGCTTCGCCTAGCAAAGTTGCGTGGTTTAGTACAGGCTGTACAGCGTGCAGAGTCAGGTATAATTGGTATCTGTGGAGTTGAAGGTGTTGGGAAGACAACTCTTGCAAGGGCCCTTTACGAGGAGATCTCACCAAGATTTCAGCACCATTATTCTACCAATATTTTCAAAGACGACAAAATATCGTTCCTGTGCCCACCCAGTTCACTGCAGGTGCAACCTATAGAAAGGTATAAGAAACTTAGCTCCGACAAGGGCATCAAAGAACTGATGGGACACCGCAAGGTTCTGCGTGTTGCTGATGGTGTAGATGACATTAATCAGCTAAGAGGTATAATTCAAGATGCTAGTTGGTTTGGACCAGGAAGTCTAGTCATTGTGATCACACAAGACAGGTCTTTGCTTACTCAATGTGGAGTAGAACACATCTACGAGGTTGAGTCTCCAAGATACGAGGAAGCTCTTGCTTTCTTCTCAGAGTTTGCTTTCAAGCAGAGCAGCCCTCTCCCCGGTTTCGAAAGTCTCTCCTTCCAGGCTGTACATTTGGCGAATCGTCTTCCTCTGGCCCTCAAAGTGTTGGGGTCGTTTCTACACGATAAGGGAAAAGATGAATGGGTAAGTACATTGCGTGGACTGGAAGCGTCACGTGATAACTATGCTTCGGAGGTTAATAGGTACCTAAGAGCAGATAACTATGCACCAAGGCGTCCGATCAAAGTGGACAATCACATTGGAGTAGATGAAGCAAACTGTTTCCCGCTATATTGCTTGGCTCTAGAATGATCGATCATTGGTCTTGTTCAAAAATTATGTCATTTCTCCACATGGATTTGTTTGAATTAAGTAATGTTGTGCGATTTGTGATTGAATAAGACGAACAAGAAAATATGTTCGTCACTAAACTCGTTTGTATGCTTGTCGTTTGATAATGTGTGCATGTGtgtatttttcttatgttgTATTGTATGTGATGGGTGGATTCAGCCAAGTCTCGTAACTCGTAAGCATTCGTTTGACTCGGATGGCATAAGAACTCTTTTAAGTCTCGCAAATATGCAGCATGTGAATAAGTTCCAAGACAATAAATACAATTGAAATCTGGCAGCTGATGACGGAGAGTAATTCACCTTtatatcactttttttttgttttgtttttgacaaTCAGAATGTGGATCATGTTCTATATGCCTGTCACTCAATCAAAAGGtatacaagaaaaaaacaatgttGTATGAATGAGAAAACAGACCGACCCTTTTTCAATTACAAAGGTAAGCGTTCCCAAACAGCTACTGACGAcaatcaataaaaaaacaacCCACGAGACTTGTAGGGGgatcaaacaaataatatagaaaaatgCGTGTTAAATAACAACAAGACCACAAGAACAAACAAATGCAATATCGAGTTACCAGATTTGTTGGCAGGGGTTTTGGCCAAAATCATGCAACATAATTTACTGAGTATGACCTTTTTCATTGATCAGAGTTAAGGGCTTTGGAGATCCATTCTGACACTGCGGCATGAGTTTCTGAATCCATTTTTGGAAGTAGGGACAGTGGAGTCACAGATACCTGTCATTACAAAAAGGGCAAGTATTTAGATTAGTATCAATAAGGGTTGATTCAGAAAAGAGCATATGATCATCATGTCAACTTACAAAACCATCTTCTAGAGCCTTGATATCCGAATCTTCATCCgtatgttcttcttctttagccACAAACTGCACATACACATATTCAGAACTCAGGATCTAAGACACTTGAAGAGAACAGAGTTCAAAAAATTTCTTTACCTCTAGGCGAAAGTATTTCTTAACACGGCTCTCAGTTTTAGGTGCAACACCAACCGATTCAATCTCCACAATACTCTTCTTCTGTGTTGTAAAACGACGAGCAGCCCCCTGATATTGCCACATATCTTAATCTCAGTGGTCTTATTAACTAATCTTGGACCTTCAGAACCAACAACAAATTACAGAAATAACAAAGTTGAAGTTTAAAACTTGTGACTAGGAGGAGTTAACTCACAGCAGCTGAAGCATCTCTGCCAAGCTGGGCAAGCTGAGCTCCTAGGCTTTGTTGGTCAGACATGAAATTCCCAGCACCAGGGTGGCGGTTAGCTGAAACAGCTTGCCAGCTAGGACTCTGCCTCCACATGCTTTGTTTTGTTACCTTGAAACCCTATTCATACGTAAACGAAACATCAACTTCCCTAAACCGTTGAATAGTGAGATTCTAATTTTCACAACAACAAAGAACACGGTGACCAATGCAGGCATAGATTGTGTTCTTAGCATAAAGAATCCGAACCATTCAAAAATCAGTTtctgataataaaaaaaaaaaccttgttTGAAGAGGGTGATGTTGGAACTGCTATGTTGAGAGAGCAGTCTTTAGGGAAAACTCCTTTCTCAATGTCTCTGATAGTTGCGTTTATCAAAGGTAAACAGACACCAACAGCCTCCTTAAAGTCACTTTCTTTGCTTTCACCTTTCTTCCTATAATTtgattaggaaaaaaaaaaagtgttcatGGCCAAACACGTCCACATATATAGCAGCACGCATGCATTCCCATAATTAAAACTCACCAGTTCAGTGATATTGACAAAGAAGGTACTCCAGAAACCAAAGCTTCCCTAGCTCCAGCCACTGCACCGGAATAGAACCTGAAGGATGATTCTCCCATCAGGAAAACACATAGCTCCATGGACAGACAAGGAATATATACAAAGACAAAAACACTAACATTTGATGCCCACAGCTTGATCCCTGATTGATTCCACTAATCACCTAAAGAAAATAAGCAGAAATTACAAGATAGTACCATAACATCTCAATgatgattataataaaatactaACCAGTATTGGTTTAGACCAAGCGAAAAGCGCTCCTGATAATCCTAACGAGATGCAGTCCACAGGAGTCCCTGAGAACAACAACCACAACAAATAACCTCAAAGCCTATGAATCAACGGATCTTGTTCCAACAAAGACTCCAGCTTTCAGATTAAAAAAACGTTCCTTTTTGTATTCATAATCATTGAATCAGAATGCACAAACCTGAAACTTCAAAGGCGGTGGCACCTTTGATATCAACAGAACTCGCAGCGATGGTTTCTCCAGGAGTCATAGAATGAGAGGAAACCGATTTGTCCCTGCCCACATATCCAATTCACAAGCCTTAccaaaagttccaaactttaAACAAGAAGACGAACAAATCAACAATCGAAAGCGTACGTTTGAGGAGCACAGACGTGAACATTGTAGAGCTCTTCGCTAACCAAAGCCTCAACGAGAGAGACGAGCCCAGGAGAATCAATCCCATCTCCATTCGTGACTAAAACGATTGGTCTTGAGTCATCGTCgatctccttctcctcctcctccttggcCGCAACGGAAGTGGAGGGAGGCTCCTCCTCCGATTCATCGCTGCCTCCTTTTCTCTTGGAAAGCACGTCCTGGAGATTGGAGACAAGCGCGGCTGACAAGCCGTTGTTCTTCGATGTCATCGTATTAGAAAAGAGAGATGAGGAAagggaagacgaagaagaagggGACTGGAGAGAGAGCGGGTCTAACGgaggaaagagaaagagaagcttTTGAAGAGGAAGAGATTACTTTGTGAACTGTAACTATTCGTTTCCGCtttagatagagagagagaagaagaagaacagtgACGCGCAATTTTTcccaaatttaattaatttatattattaaaatacatttgGAATAGTGTTTTTCctaagtaaaattttaatttttaattacgCATTAAGACATAGAAACCTTGGAATTTCAAAGagattgatgttttttttttcttcttcttgtaacTAATTACGGTCAAAAGGATGAAATGGTCTACATCTCATAATTATTCAGTTATCCGATGTCATAAGAAGAATTATTGCAAACATTTAAAgttattgagaaaaaaaatagtttgaacCGACAGCATTATAGTACCATGTTGGTTGAAAGATTAAAACTGTTAATTGTGTTGCCATATCATATGCTTTAATGGTGCTGAAATATTCATTACTATATCAAAATAGCctttttggtttatttagttaattttagtCACGTTATGTTATCAAATGCTTTGGTGGCTTATTCCAGCTAATAATTGATTTTTGCTAGGTACGGTTGCATACTAttaatgatataaattattttaaaactgatTATGAGTGACAGAAATTAATTTAGGGTCTAAACTCTGAAGGTCAACAAACTAATTAGAAGATTAAGGTGATCGCCTCTCTAATCATAAAATGTCAAAGGTTAGCGAGctccttgtattttttttattagttggaATGGTGTGATCGTCACGTCGTGATGATTGTGTGAGTAACTAATATCGATTTTATATTAATTGATTCAAATGAAAACATGAACTGTTGTAAAGTATACCTTATGGTCCTTATCCACTGTCCACttaaacaaattcaaaaacttTATACATTTCTACAAGTTATGGGCTCTCTTTTGCCTTTAATTAGACTTTGGATCTTTAACAGTTGGCTACGAATATTTATAGAACTTTACAGACATAAAATGAGTATTCTGTAATTGCTAAATTGTAAAACTTCTAAATTAAGAATAGCCCATTTGAATATTTTCCAAGCTAAAAAGGGTATTAGGCCTAATTAACTGATTAGTGGGCCGAATAAATCATCTAAGGCTACATACTATTTTAACTTCAGAAAGGCAATACGAACTGCAAATCCTAAATTTATACTAACCACTGGctaaattctataaataaatgtcatcagaatataatatatattattatttgcgaTGTGATTTTGAGTATATATGGATTTTGAAATTCAATTTAGTATTCAAGCTCAAGTTAAAGTCAGAGttgttaatatcgtttatatctttaatgaataaaatatataaattagttaaaaataaaaacgaatttaattttgtttgttaaaataagggattaaaaataataataataagaattatctaaaatctaaatattatattttaaacaacgaatattttttttaaactaaaaaacatttcaatttttttttgtctttttattcatttaataataaaatttagaagtgatgccaaaaaaaatagaaattagaaATGATGTTAAATATACTAAGgcaacaaaatatatgaatttGAAGAACCAACCCGGCTCGAAAAAGTAATAGTGAACCAAAACtgaaactaattaaatatatgagtgatttaaaactttgataTCTGAAGAATCTGAATCAAATCCGACCAAACCGAAATATTTTGAGTACCAGAAGATATATAAATcacaattatatacttaaaatatattaattattttaaactgaatatctaaaaatattcaaaataatttaatatctaaaaattaccaaaaatagtCACAagtaaaaatat
This Brassica napus cultivar Da-Ae chromosome C6, Da-Ae, whole genome shotgun sequence DNA region includes the following protein-coding sequences:
- the LOC106402609 gene encoding 5'-nucleotidase SurE translates to MTSKNNGLSAALVSNLQDVLSKRKGGSDESEEEPPSTSVAAKEEEEKEIDDDSRPIVLVTNGDGIDSPGLVSLVEALVSEELYNVHVCAPQTDKSVSSHSMTPGETIAASSVDIKGATAFEVSGTPVDCISLGLSGALFAWSKPILVISGINQGSSCGHQMFYSGAVAGAREALVSGVPSLSISLNWKKGESKESDFKEAVGVCLPLINATIRDIEKGVFPKDCSLNIAVPTSPSSNKGFKVTKQSMWRQSPSWQAVSANRHPGAGNFMSDQQSLGAQLAQLGRDASAAGAARRFTTQKKSIVEIESVGVAPKTESRVKKYFRLEFVAKEEEHTDEDSDIKALEDGFVSVTPLSLLPKMDSETHAAVSEWISKALNSDQ
- the LOC106405136 gene encoding probable disease resistance protein RPP1, with amino-acid sequence MTPQVFVSFRGEDTRKTFVSHLLSSFKTSCITSFIASEPLEATDHEAMGKSLVSVPVITKSYSVSEWMVKDLSRMIECEKIGTLRVVPIFFQISPLDILSHVKKYAKVQGGNLEMVRKWLTAQVSRKPSFHSSDWEDDSELVDKVTEFVSNILKSSGPSYYSTGLGPVRSLKLENEFRLTPTTTCDIETNQRSFPLSFRFTPYDSTYLSIMYTKLRLAKLRGLVQAVQRAESGIIGICGVEGVGKTTLARALYEEISPRFQHHYSTNIFKDDKISFLCPPSSLQVQPIERYKKLSSDKGIKELMGHRKVLRVADGVDDINQLRGIIQDASWFGPGSLVIVITQDRSLLTQCGVEHIYEVESPRYEEALAFFSEFAFKQSSPLPGFESLSFQAVHLANRLPLALKVLGSFLHDKGKDEWVSTLRGLEASRDNYASEVNRYLRADNYAPRRPIKVDNHIGVDEANCFPLYCLALE